From a region of the Gossypium raimondii isolate GPD5lz chromosome 10, ASM2569854v1, whole genome shotgun sequence genome:
- the LOC105778476 gene encoding (-)-isopiperitenone reductase isoform X2, translating into MESKLVDQFHFSSTVSLHSSNRWWSGDTVAVVTGANKGIGLAVVKRFAELGLTVVLTARDEERGKKATEKLREEGLGNVRFFALDVSKAASIKTFVSWVETTFGGLDILVNNAGVSFNDIHENSVEFAETVIKTNFHGPKLLTESLLPLFRLSPSISRILNISSRLGSINKERLSEEEIEGVVKMFLGDVKEGRWEREGWPQIWTDYSVSKLALNAYSRVLAKRFEGGRLSVNCFCPGYTQTSMTRGQGTHTPDAAGEVAVSLALLPPHDLPTGHFFLGFGPYNQSRL; encoded by the exons ATGGAATCAAAACTAGTTGATCAGTTCCATTTCTCGTCTACTGTTTCCCTCCATTCATCAAATAG ATGGTGGAGCGGAGACACGGTTGCGGTGGTGACCGGAGCTAACAAAGGTATAGGTCTGGCGGTGGTGAAGCGATTTGCAGAGCTGGGATTAACGGTGGTATTGACGGCGAGGGATGAGGAAAGAGGGAAGAAAGCTACCGAGAAATTGAGGGAAGAAGGGCTTGGTAATGTGCGGTTTTTTGCGCTGGATGTTTCCAAGGCTGCTTCCATTAAAACCTTTGTGTCGTGGGTGGAAACAACATTTGGAGGACTGGATATTCTT GTGAACAATGCAGGTGTTTCCTTCAACGATATCCACGAGAACTCAGTGGAGTTCGCAGAGACAGTAATAAAAACCAATTTTCATGGACCCAAGTTACTCACTGAGTCACTCTTGCCGTTGTTTCGCCTTTCGCCTTCTATAAGTCGTATACTTAACATTAGCTCCAGGCTTGGCTCCATTAAT AAGGAGAGGCTATCGGAAGAAGAAATAGAGGGCGTAGTAAAAATGTTTCTTGGAGACGTGAAGGAAGGGAGATGGGAAAGGGAAGGGTGGCCGCAAATATGGACAGATTATTCAGTGTCAAAGCTGGCATTGAACGCTTACTCTAGGGTTTTGGCGAAGCGATTTGAAGGAGGAAGATTAAGTGTTAACTGCTTTTGCCCCGGCTACACTCAAACATCCATGACACGTGGGCAAGGCACTCACACCCCTGATGCCGCCGGTGAAGTTGCCGTCAGCTTGGCCTTGCTTCCTCCGCATGACTTGCCCACTGGTCACTTCTTTCTAGGATTTGGACCTTATAATCAATCTAGACTATAA
- the LOC128033721 gene encoding zinc finger BED domain-containing protein RICESLEEPER 2-like → MLVYLAVIFDPRCKMSFLDFGVNLLFSNVANDIMKMIVKDLHCLFNEYSSNAGRIELFEGRSSSSKNHCNSMEIDQSEMKTGLAKQRYLKKKKQVGLESKSELYRYLGEDEEVNDSSSFDLLLWWKMNSPRFPILAQVARDILAIPISTVASENAFSTGGRVLDSFRSSLTPVMVEALVCTQDWLRKFNGVINLEDYFDELQTREDYLSKIPEDQEDVSRLSTVFEAQEKA, encoded by the exons ATGCTAGTTTACTTAGCGGTCATCTTTGATCCGCGatgtaaaatgagttttttggaCTTTGGGGTCAACTTGCTTTTTTCTAATGTTGCTAATGACATTATGAAAATGATCGTTAAAGATTTGCATTGCTTGTTCAATGAGTATTCTTCTAATGCCGGAAGAATTGAATTGTTTGAAGGTAGATCTAGTTCTTCGAAAAATCATTGCAATTCAATGGAAATAGATCAGTCAGAAATGAAAACGGGCTTGGCCAAGCAAAGATACcttaagaagaagaaacaagttGGATTAGAAAGCAAATCTGAGTTGTATAGATATTTGGGTGAGGATGAAGAAGTAAATGATTCAAGTTCATTTGATTTACTATTGTGGTGGAAAATGAATAGTCCTAGATTTCCTATTCTTGCACAAGTGGCTCGAGATATTCTTGCTATTCCTATCTCAACAGTTGCCTCGGAAAATGCATTTAGCACGGGTGGACGTGTTCTCGATAGTTTTAGAAGTTCTCTAACTCCTGTCATGGTCGAAGCTTTGGTTTGCACACAAGATTGGCTTCGGAAATTTAATGGTGTCATCAATCTTGAAGATTATTTTGATGAACTTCAAACAAGGGaagatt ACTTATCCAAAATACCCGAAGATCAAGAAG ATGTTTCAAGGTTATCAACGGTGTTTGAAGCACAAGAAAAAGCTTAA
- the LOC105775332 gene encoding putative lipid-binding protein AIR1B, with amino-acid sequence MLSFILFLTLYLYTVKVFNGFLLFWTFFLAVAAQADPQIIDPNPNPNTPTPTPSARGRCPRDALKLGVCANVFNLVNVIVGSPPVMPCCSLLNGLVDLEAAACLCTAIRANILGINLNIPVSLSLLLNVCSRNVPTGFQC; translated from the exons ATGTTAAGTTTTATTCTTTTCCTTACACTGTATTTATATACGGTCAAGGTCTTCAATGGGTTTCTGCTTTTCTGGACTTTCTTCCTTGCAGTTGCA GCTCAGGCAGATCCACAAATTATTGATCCAAACCCAAACCCCAACACCCCCACCCCTACTCCATCCGCACGAGGCAGGTGCCCTAGAGATGCCCTCAAATTAGGTGTATGTGCCAACGTGTTTAACTTAGTCAATGTCATCGTTGGTTCACCTCCAGTGATGCCATGCTGTTCCCTTCTCAATGGCCTTGTCGACCTCGAAGCTGCTGCTTGCCTTTGCACTGCTATTAGAGCTAACATCTTAGGCATCAACCTTAACATCCCTGTTTCTCTTAGCTTGCTCCTCAACGTTTGTTCAAGGAATGTTCCAACTGGGTTTCAATGCTAA
- the LOC105778476 gene encoding (+)-neomenthol dehydrogenase isoform X1, with product MESKLVDQFHFSSTVSLHSSNRWWSGDTVAVVTGANKGIGLAVVKRFAELGLTVVLTARDEERGKKATEKLREEGLGNVRFFALDVSKAASIKTFVSWVETTFGGLDILVNNAGVSFNDIHENSVEFAETVIKTNFHGPKLLTESLLPLFRLSPSISRILNISSRLGSINKVRNHNIKETLQKERLSEEEIEGVVKMFLGDVKEGRWEREGWPQIWTDYSVSKLALNAYSRVLAKRFEGGRLSVNCFCPGYTQTSMTRGQGTHTPDAAGEVAVSLALLPPHDLPTGHFFLGFGPYNQSRL from the exons ATGGAATCAAAACTAGTTGATCAGTTCCATTTCTCGTCTACTGTTTCCCTCCATTCATCAAATAG ATGGTGGAGCGGAGACACGGTTGCGGTGGTGACCGGAGCTAACAAAGGTATAGGTCTGGCGGTGGTGAAGCGATTTGCAGAGCTGGGATTAACGGTGGTATTGACGGCGAGGGATGAGGAAAGAGGGAAGAAAGCTACCGAGAAATTGAGGGAAGAAGGGCTTGGTAATGTGCGGTTTTTTGCGCTGGATGTTTCCAAGGCTGCTTCCATTAAAACCTTTGTGTCGTGGGTGGAAACAACATTTGGAGGACTGGATATTCTT GTGAACAATGCAGGTGTTTCCTTCAACGATATCCACGAGAACTCAGTGGAGTTCGCAGAGACAGTAATAAAAACCAATTTTCATGGACCCAAGTTACTCACTGAGTCACTCTTGCCGTTGTTTCGCCTTTCGCCTTCTATAAGTCGTATACTTAACATTAGCTCCAGGCTTGGCTCCATTAAT AAAGTGAGAAAccataatataaaagaaactctACAGAAGGAGAGGCTATCGGAAGAAGAAATAGAGGGCGTAGTAAAAATGTTTCTTGGAGACGTGAAGGAAGGGAGATGGGAAAGGGAAGGGTGGCCGCAAATATGGACAGATTATTCAGTGTCAAAGCTGGCATTGAACGCTTACTCTAGGGTTTTGGCGAAGCGATTTGAAGGAGGAAGATTAAGTGTTAACTGCTTTTGCCCCGGCTACACTCAAACATCCATGACACGTGGGCAAGGCACTCACACCCCTGATGCCGCCGGTGAAGTTGCCGTCAGCTTGGCCTTGCTTCCTCCGCATGACTTGCCCACTGGTCACTTCTTTCTAGGATTTGGACCTTATAATCAATCTAGACTATAA